Proteins encoded within one genomic window of Lynx canadensis isolate LIC74 chromosome B2, mLynCan4.pri.v2, whole genome shotgun sequence:
- the SMIM40 gene encoding small integral membrane protein 40, with translation MAEEEGDVAEEDVFLAFARRPCPPRGPLRRALDKAFFIFLVLFLMLLTLEAVYKLLWLLPWAKFGDWLLRTPQKEEELEL, from the coding sequence ATGGCGGAGGAGGAAGGCGATGTGGCTGAGGAGGATGTGTTCCTGGCGTTTGCCAGGCGTCCTTGTCCTCCCAGAGGTCCCCTGCGTCGGGCCTTGGACAAGGCCTTCTTTATCTTCCTGGTCCTCTTCCTGATGCTACTGACACTGGAGGCTGTTTATAAGCTGCTGTGGCTGCTACCGTGGGCAAAGTTTGGGGACTGGCTCCTGAGAACAcctcagaaggaggaggagctggaatTGTGA